One Manihot esculenta cultivar AM560-2 chromosome 18, M.esculenta_v8, whole genome shotgun sequence genomic window carries:
- the LOC122722549 gene encoding ergosterol biosynthetic protein 28 isoform X2: MKALGWWLMLVGSLRLASVWFGFFDIWALRLAVFSKTTMTEIHGRTFGVWTLLTCTLCFLCAFNLDNKPLYLATLLSFIYAFGHFLTEYLIYQTMAIGNLTTVGIFAGTSIVWMLIQWNAHQKSHTKHS; this comes from the exons ATGAAGGCGCTGGGATGGTGGCTGATGCTAGTGGGTTCTCTTCGATTAGCTTCCGTATGGTTCGGTTTCTTCGACATTTGGGCTCTTAGGCTCGCTGTCTTCTCCAAGACCACCA TGACTGAAATTCATGGAAGGACATTTGGAGTTTGGACACTTTTGACTTGCACTCTTTGCTTTCTCTGTGCATTCAACCTTGATAATAAGCCACTTTATTTGGCTACCCTTTTATCTTTCATATATGCTTTTGGGCACTTCTTGACTGAATACCTAATATATCAGACAATGGCCATTGGAAATTTGACAACTGTGGGCATCTTTGCAG GTACATCAATAGTTTGGATGCTGATTCAGTGGAATGCACATCAAAAGAGCCACACCAAGCATTCTTGA
- the LOC122722549 gene encoding ergosterol biosynthetic protein 28 isoform X1, translated as MKALGWWLMLVGSLRLASVWFGFFDIWALRLAVFSKTTSKLLTEIHGRTFGVWTLLTCTLCFLCAFNLDNKPLYLATLLSFIYAFGHFLTEYLIYQTMAIGNLTTVGIFAGTSIVWMLIQWNAHQKSHTKHS; from the exons ATGAAGGCGCTGGGATGGTGGCTGATGCTAGTGGGTTCTCTTCGATTAGCTTCCGTATGGTTCGGTTTCTTCGACATTTGGGCTCTTAGGCTCGCTGTCTTCTCCAAGACCACCAGTAAGCTGT TGACTGAAATTCATGGAAGGACATTTGGAGTTTGGACACTTTTGACTTGCACTCTTTGCTTTCTCTGTGCATTCAACCTTGATAATAAGCCACTTTATTTGGCTACCCTTTTATCTTTCATATATGCTTTTGGGCACTTCTTGACTGAATACCTAATATATCAGACAATGGCCATTGGAAATTTGACAACTGTGGGCATCTTTGCAG GTACATCAATAGTTTGGATGCTGATTCAGTGGAATGCACATCAAAAGAGCCACACCAAGCATTCTTGA
- the LOC110606755 gene encoding uncharacterized protein LOC110606755 produces MDPCPFVRITIGNLALKIPVASKPARSVVHPSSSPCFCKIKLKNFALQTAVVPYIPPENTQFPDGQAHTVAATFHLSKSDLERLVAKSIFAGKLCLKISIYTGRRGTTCGVNSGRLLGKVSVPLDLAGTESRASVFHNGWISVGKEANKGSSAQFHLNVKAEPDPRFVFQFDGEPECSPQVFQIQGNIRQPVFTCKFSFRNTGDRNQRSRSLQSEPSSSRSWLSSFGSERERPGKERKGWSLTVHDLSGSPVAAASMVTPFVASPGSDRVSRSNPGSWLILRPGDGTWKPWGRLEAWRERGSSDGLGYRFELIPDTNGGMSAAGIVLAESTLSSHKGGNFLIDMGVNSSGRSTPGNSTSPVCSPRSSGDYGYGLWPYCMYRGFVMSASVEGEGKCSKPSVQVSVPHVNCTEDAAAFVALAAAIDLSMDACRLFSQRLRKELCQDRDLLG; encoded by the exons ATGGATCCCTGCCCTTTCGTGCGCATCACCATTGGCAATCTCGCACTCAAAATTCCTGTTGCTTCTAAGCCTGCTCGCTCCGTTGTTCACCCATCTTCATCGCCCTGCTTTTGTAAAATTAAGCTGAAGAATTTTGCGCTACAAACAGCCGTCGTCCCCTACATTCCTCCTGAGAATACTCAGTTCCCCGATGGACAGGCTCATACCGTTGCCGCTACCTTTCATCTTAGCAAGTCTGATCTTGAACGTTTAGTTGCGAAATCTATTTTTGCCGGCAAGCTCTGTCTAAAAATTTCTATCTACACGGGGCGTCGTGGCACTACTTGCGGGGTTAACTCTGGAAGGCTTTTGGGGAAAGTTTCCGTGCCGTTGGATCTGGCGGGAACGGAGTCCAGGGCTTCTGTATTCCACAATGGGTGGATTTCTGTTGGTAAGGAAGCTAATAAAGGATCCTCTGCTCAGTTTCATTTGAATGTGAAGGCAGAGCCCGATCCGAGATTTGTGTTTCAGTTCGATGGAGAGCCAGAGTGCAGCCCTCAGGTGTTCCAGATCCAAGGGAACATTAGGCAACCGGTTTTTACTTGCAAGTTCAGTTTCAGAAACACCGGCGACCGGAATCAAAGATCTAG GTCATTGCAATCCGAGCCAAGCAGCTCTAGAAGCTGGCTCAGCTCGTTTGGTAGCGAAAGGGAGAGGCCAGGCAAGGAACGAAAAGGGTGGTCATTAACGGTACACGACCTTTCCGGCTCACCTGTAGCTGCTGCTTCAATGGTTACGCCCTTCGTGGCTTCTCCCGGCTCTGACCGAGTAAGCCGGTCCAACCCCGGTTCCTGGCTCATACTTCGCCCTGGCGATGGCACCTGGAAGCCATGGGGCCGGCTTGAGGCTTGGCGTGAGCGCGGGTCCTCTGACGGACTTGGCTATCGTTTTGAGCTTATCCCGGATACCAACGGTGGCATGAGCGCAGCCGGCATTGTACTTGCTGAGTCTACTCTCAGCTCGCATAAAGGCGGAAATTTTCTCATCGATATGGGAGTCAACTCGAGTGGGCGCTCAACTCCGGGAAATTCAACTTCGCCGGTGTGTAGTCCGAGGAGCAGCGGAGATTACGGGTACGGGCTATGGCCATACTGCATGTACAGAGGGTTTGTAATGTCGGCTAGCGTGGAAGGTGAGGGCAAGTGCAGTAAGCCCAGCGTCCAAGTAAGTGTGCCCCACGTGAACTGCACAGAGGATGCAGCTGCTTTCGTGGCATTAGCAGCAGCCATCGATTTGAGCATGGACGCTTGCAGGCTTTTCTCTCAACGGCTCAGGAAAGAGCTGTGTCAAGACCGTGATTTGCTTGGCTGA
- the LOC122722514 gene encoding 50S ribosomal protein 6, chloroplastic-like gives MVHHLHSSFCCKALACRAETSKREERLNEINMSISSIFGSPILLLPKSTTHKPPNSHIPPPQIGCGYGGSGLRIECSSRPQKKATAHHMKTRPRKTQPWDVKRKPTVYPPLPPLPPDWTLLSSDDAVGDDGSSATEATSPSASSLQAPISSG, from the coding sequence ATGGTCCATCATCTCCATTCATCATTCTGTTGTAAAGCTCTTGCTTGTAGGGCTGAAACCAGTAAAAGAGAAGAAAGATTAAACGAAATAAACATGTCAATCTCTTCTATATTTGGCTCTCCAATCCTTCtattgcccaaatcaacaacaCATAAGCCGCCTAATTCTCATATTCCGCCGCCCCAAATTGGCTGTGGTTATGGCGGCAGTGGATTGCGTATAGAGTGCTCTTCAAGGCCGCAGAAGAAGGCAACAGCTCATCACATGAAGACAAGGCCAAGAAAGACTCAACCATGGGATGTAAAGCGCAAACCCACTGTTTATCCTCCTCTCCCTCCTCTTCCTCCTGATTGGACTCTCCTTTCCTCTGATGACGCTGTTGGTGATGATGGTAGTTCTGCTACTGAGGCTACTTCGCCATCTGCTTCTTCTTTACAGGCACCAATTTCAAGTGGGTAG